A single region of the Thermoflexus sp. genome encodes:
- a CDS encoding FmdB family zinc ribbon protein: MPIYEYECPVCGIRFEKQQRFTDPPLETCPEGHPGIRRVFSPAGIIFKGDGWYITESRKSRNSGDKGKSESASGTSTNESD; the protein is encoded by the coding sequence ATGCCCATCTATGAATACGAATGCCCGGTTTGCGGCATCCGCTTCGAGAAACAACAGCGCTTCACAGATCCCCCCCTGGAAACCTGTCCGGAGGGCCATCCGGGCATCCGTCGAGTGTTCTCCCCTGCAGGCATTATCTTCAAAGGCGATGGCTGGTATATCACGGAGAGCCGGAAATCCAGGAACTCCGGGGATAAGGGAAAGTCGGAGAGCGCTTCCGGGACTTCGACGAATGAGAGCGATTGA